One genomic region from Salinicola endophyticus encodes:
- a CDS encoding SDR family NAD(P)-dependent oxidoreductase: MQLADHTFIVTGGGSGLGAATAQRLVAAGARVTLADHDEAAAQAHAESLGANALAVTADVTQAADAERVIAATRDHFGALHGLINCAGVAPAEKIHGKRGVHDLERFRRVVDINLIGTFNMLRLAVAAMQENPATEDDGERGVVINTASVAAYEGQIGQAAYAASKAGVVGLTLPAARELASSGIRVMAIAPGIFDTAMMQGMPEEVRESLNAKVPFPPRMGHAEEYAALACQILENRYLNGEVIRLDGGIRMSAR; encoded by the coding sequence ATGCAACTGGCCGACCACACCTTCATCGTCACCGGCGGCGGCTCCGGCCTGGGCGCCGCCACCGCCCAGCGGCTGGTGGCGGCCGGCGCCCGCGTGACCCTGGCCGACCATGACGAGGCAGCGGCGCAGGCCCACGCCGAGTCGCTGGGGGCGAACGCCCTGGCGGTGACCGCCGATGTCACCCAGGCGGCGGATGCCGAGCGGGTGATCGCCGCCACCCGCGACCACTTCGGTGCTCTCCACGGGCTGATCAACTGCGCCGGGGTGGCGCCGGCAGAGAAGATACACGGCAAGCGCGGCGTGCACGATCTCGAACGCTTCCGCCGGGTGGTCGACATCAATCTGATCGGCACCTTCAACATGCTGCGCCTGGCGGTGGCGGCGATGCAGGAGAACCCGGCGACGGAGGACGACGGCGAGCGCGGGGTGGTGATCAACACCGCCTCGGTGGCGGCCTACGAAGGCCAGATCGGCCAGGCCGCCTACGCCGCCTCCAAGGCCGGCGTGGTCGGGCTGACCCTGCCCGCCGCCCGCGAGCTGGCCAGCTCGGGCATCCGGGTGATGGCGATCGCCCCCGGCATCTTCGACACCGCCATGATGCAGGGCATGCCGGAGGAGGTGCGCGAGAGCCTCAACGCCAAGGTGCCGTTCCCGCCGCGCATGGGCCACGCCGAGGAGTACGCCGCGCTCGCCTGCCAGATCCTCGAAAACCGCTATCTCAATGGCGAGGTGATTCGTCTGGATGGCGGCATTCGCATGAGTGCGCGGTGA
- a CDS encoding hotdog fold thioesterase has protein sequence MSIWKRSASLEDLATQCQQTLVAHIGIEFTELGDDCLRGRMPVDARTHQPYGLLHGGASVVLAETLGSIAANLCLADESKMAVGMEINANHVRAVREGWVEGCARPLHLGSTTQLWEIRIEDERGRLVCVSRLTMAVVKAA, from the coding sequence ATGTCGATCTGGAAACGTTCCGCTTCCCTGGAAGACCTCGCCACCCAGTGCCAGCAGACGCTGGTCGCGCATATCGGGATCGAGTTCACCGAGCTGGGTGACGACTGCCTGCGCGGGCGCATGCCGGTGGATGCGCGCACCCACCAGCCCTATGGCCTGCTCCACGGCGGCGCCTCGGTGGTGCTGGCGGAGACGCTGGGTAGCATCGCGGCGAACCTGTGTCTGGCCGACGAGAGCAAGATGGCGGTGGGCATGGAGATCAACGCCAACCACGTGCGCGCGGTGCGTGAAGGCTGGGTCGAAGGGTGTGCCCGGCCGCTACATCTGGGTAGTACCACCCAGCTGTGGGAGATCCGTATCGAGGACGAGCGTGGCCGGCTGGTGTGCGTGTCGCGGTTGACCATGGCGGTGGTCAAGGCGGCCTGA
- a CDS encoding AMP-binding protein gives MSATAEFFAARDFLLAQREDYTRAYQDFRWPRLTHFNWALDVFDVQAAGNTRTALWLVDEDGGELKRSFDDMRRRSNQLANHLRAQGVKRGDALLLMLDNVVELWETLLAAIKLGAVIVPATTLLAAQDLPDRLQRGNIRHLVVGQAHTAKFDGLDPGLTRIAVGDTVPGWQAYDDAFDADDSFTPDAPTRADEPLLLYFTSGTTSRPKLVVHTHQSYPLGSLSTLYWIGLRPDDIHYNISSPGWAKHAWSNVFAPWNAGCTIFVYRAARFSAAATLDAIARYGVTTLCAPPTVWRHLIQEDLASYRTQLRALVGAGEPLNPEVIERVRRAWKLEIRDGYGQTETTAQIGNPPGQPMRAGSMGRPLPGYRIALLDADGQERDEGEIAIRLDERPVGLMQEYRDDAARMRQVLDEGYYRTGDVARRDADGYYWYIGRADDVFKSSDYRISPFELESLLIEHEAVAEAAVVPAPDELRLNVPKAYLTLRQGFEPDRDTALSILRFAAARLAPYQRIRRLEFFELPKTISGKIRRVELRAHAATAAADPNGTHDEYRESDFPELRQPPGTP, from the coding sequence ATGTCCGCCACCGCCGAGTTCTTCGCCGCCCGCGATTTCCTGCTCGCCCAGCGCGAGGACTACACCCGTGCCTACCAGGATTTCCGCTGGCCACGCCTGACCCACTTCAACTGGGCCCTGGATGTCTTCGACGTTCAAGCCGCGGGCAATACCCGCACCGCGCTGTGGCTGGTGGACGAAGACGGCGGTGAGCTCAAGCGCTCGTTCGACGACATGCGCCGGCGCTCCAACCAGCTCGCCAACCATCTGCGCGCCCAGGGGGTGAAGCGCGGCGACGCCCTGCTGCTGATGCTGGATAACGTGGTCGAGCTGTGGGAGACCCTGCTCGCGGCGATCAAGCTCGGCGCGGTGATCGTGCCGGCGACCACGCTGCTGGCGGCGCAGGACCTGCCCGACCGCCTGCAGCGCGGCAATATCCGCCATCTGGTGGTAGGTCAGGCGCACACGGCCAAGTTCGACGGGCTCGACCCCGGCCTGACACGAATCGCCGTGGGCGACACGGTGCCCGGCTGGCAGGCCTACGACGACGCCTTCGACGCCGATGACAGCTTCACCCCGGACGCCCCGACCCGGGCCGACGAGCCGCTGCTGCTCTACTTCACCTCCGGCACCACCTCGCGGCCCAAGCTGGTGGTACACACCCATCAGAGCTATCCGCTGGGGTCGCTCTCGACCCTCTACTGGATCGGCCTGCGCCCGGACGACATCCACTACAACATCAGCTCGCCGGGCTGGGCCAAGCACGCCTGGTCCAACGTCTTCGCGCCCTGGAACGCCGGCTGCACCATCTTCGTCTATCGCGCCGCGCGCTTCTCCGCCGCGGCGACCCTGGACGCCATCGCGCGCTACGGGGTCACCACCCTGTGCGCCCCGCCGACGGTGTGGCGGCATCTGATCCAGGAGGATCTGGCCAGCTACCGAACCCAGCTGCGCGCGCTGGTCGGCGCCGGCGAACCGCTCAACCCCGAAGTGATCGAGCGAGTGCGCCGGGCCTGGAAGCTGGAGATTCGCGACGGCTACGGCCAGACCGAGACCACCGCCCAGATCGGCAACCCGCCGGGGCAGCCGATGCGCGCCGGTTCGATGGGGCGGCCGCTGCCGGGGTATCGCATCGCGCTGCTCGACGCCGATGGCCAGGAGCGCGACGAGGGCGAGATCGCGATCCGCCTCGACGAGCGCCCGGTGGGCCTGATGCAGGAGTACCGCGACGACGCCGCGCGCATGCGCCAGGTGCTCGACGAGGGCTACTACCGCACCGGCGATGTCGCCCGCCGCGACGCCGACGGCTACTACTGGTACATCGGCCGCGCCGACGACGTGTTCAAGAGCTCCGACTACCGCATCAGCCCGTTCGAGCTGGAGTCGCTGCTGATCGAGCATGAAGCAGTCGCCGAGGCCGCCGTGGTGCCCGCCCCCGACGAGCTGCGTCTCAACGTGCCCAAGGCGTATCTGACCCTGCGCCAGGGCTTCGAACCCGACCGCGATACCGCGCTCTCGATCCTGCGCTTCGCCGCCGCGCGGCTGGCCCCCTACCAGCGTATCCGCCGGCTCGAATTCTTCGAACTGCCCAAGACCATCTCCGGCAAGATTCGCCGGGTCGAGCTGCGCGCCCATGCAGCGACGGCCGCCGCCGACCCGAATGGCACCCACGACGAGTACCGCGAGAGCGACTTTCCCGAACTGCGCCAGCCGCCCGGCACCCCCTGA
- a CDS encoding acetyl-CoA C-acyltransferase has translation MNTPDPIVIVGAKRTPMGAFQGALGGLNCPQLGAAAIRGALEQARLGPDSLDELIMGCVLPAGQGQAPARQAALGAGLAESTPCTTVNKMCGSGMKAVMQAFDTLSLGHAAHAIAGGMESMSNAPYLLPKARAGLRMGHAQVLDHMFLDGLEDAYEPGRLMGTYAEDCAQAFGFGREAQDAYAIASLTRARQAIESGVFRDEIVALDAPTGRDTRRVDQDEQPHKANLERIPQLKPAFREGGSVTAANASSISDGAAALVLMRQREAERQGLTPLARLHGHASHAMRPGDFPVAPIHAVRKLYERLGWSRESVELYEINEAFAVVAMAAMRELDLDHERINVHGGACALGHPIGASGARIVVTLLNALAHHDLTRGVAAICIGGGEATAVGIERLR, from the coding sequence ATGAACACCCCGGACCCGATCGTCATCGTCGGCGCCAAGCGCACGCCGATGGGCGCTTTCCAGGGCGCCCTGGGCGGGCTTAACTGCCCGCAGCTGGGCGCGGCGGCGATTCGCGGCGCCCTCGAACAGGCCCGGCTGGGCCCCGACAGCCTCGACGAGCTGATCATGGGCTGCGTGCTCCCCGCCGGGCAGGGCCAGGCGCCGGCGCGCCAGGCGGCACTCGGCGCGGGCCTGGCCGAGTCGACGCCCTGCACCACCGTCAACAAGATGTGCGGCTCCGGCATGAAGGCGGTGATGCAGGCGTTCGACACGCTGTCGCTGGGTCACGCCGCCCACGCCATCGCCGGCGGCATGGAGAGCATGAGCAACGCCCCCTACCTGCTGCCCAAGGCGCGCGCCGGGCTGCGCATGGGGCATGCCCAGGTGCTCGATCACATGTTCCTCGACGGGCTCGAGGACGCCTACGAGCCGGGGCGGCTGATGGGCACCTATGCCGAGGATTGCGCCCAGGCCTTCGGCTTCGGCCGCGAGGCCCAGGACGCCTACGCCATCGCCTCGCTGACCCGCGCGCGCCAGGCGATCGAGAGCGGTGTCTTTCGGGATGAGATCGTCGCCCTCGACGCCCCCACCGGCCGCGACACCCGCCGGGTCGACCAGGACGAACAGCCGCACAAGGCCAATCTCGAACGTATCCCCCAGCTCAAGCCCGCCTTTCGCGAGGGCGGCAGCGTCACCGCGGCCAACGCCAGCTCGATCTCGGATGGTGCCGCGGCGCTGGTGCTGATGCGCCAGCGCGAGGCCGAGCGCCAGGGGCTGACCCCGCTGGCGCGCCTGCACGGCCACGCCAGCCACGCCATGCGCCCGGGCGATTTCCCGGTGGCGCCGATCCACGCGGTGCGCAAGCTGTACGAGCGGCTCGGCTGGTCGCGGGAGAGCGTCGAGCTCTACGAGATCAACGAAGCCTTCGCGGTGGTGGCGATGGCGGCCATGCGTGAGCTCGATCTCGACCACGAACGGATCAATGTGCACGGCGGCGCCTGCGCCCTGGGCCACCCGATCGGCGCCTCCGGCGCGCGCATTGTGGTCACGCTGCTCAACGCGCTCGCCCATCACGACCTGACCCGGGGCGTGGCGGCGATCTGCATCGGCGGCGGCGAGGCCACGGCGGTAGGTATCGAACGGCTGCGCTAG
- a CDS encoding AMP-binding protein, whose amino-acid sequence MHSHDPGASAHAQAPAPSYVSGTSEQPLLGLTIGDCLDAAASDCPDREALVSCHQNLRYTYAELRDEADRIARALLALGVERGDRVGIWSLNCAEWALTQLASAKLGAILVNLNPAYRARELEHALLQSGLSVLVLQGAHRAGGEIRSHYVDILCQLAPELRDAPAPNEEQRRLDCASLPQLKQVVCLDPELATPGMWRWDELHALAEAVPAERLAALQGELQFDDPINIQYTSGTTGAPKGVTLTHHNILNNGYFVGAGMNLQPAQRVVIPVPLYHCFGMVMGNLACLTHRATMIYPNAAFDPAATLRAVEAERADALYGVPTMFIAELEHPEFANFDLSSLRTGIMAGSNCPVEVMKRVIERMHMEAVTIAYGMTETSPVSLQTRTDAPLEKRVSTVGTIHPHLEVKIIDPASGQVLPRGTSGELCTRGYSVMQGYWDNDTATRQAIDTHGWMHSGDLAMMDDDGYVAITGRIKDMIIRGGENLYPREIEEFLYTHPAISDAQVFGVPDARYGEAVAVWIRLVEGAELDAEGVRAYCRERIAHHKIPRYVKFVDDFPMTVSGKVQKFRMRQAMSDELEH is encoded by the coding sequence ATGCACAGCCACGACCCGGGCGCCTCGGCGCATGCTCAAGCCCCAGCGCCCAGCTACGTCAGCGGCACCAGCGAGCAGCCGCTGCTGGGCCTGACCATCGGCGACTGTCTCGACGCCGCCGCCAGCGACTGCCCCGACCGCGAGGCGCTGGTGAGCTGCCATCAGAATCTGCGCTACACCTACGCAGAGCTGCGCGACGAGGCGGACCGCATCGCCCGCGCCCTGCTGGCGCTGGGGGTCGAGCGCGGCGACCGGGTGGGTATCTGGTCACTCAACTGTGCGGAGTGGGCGCTCACCCAGCTGGCAAGCGCCAAGCTCGGCGCGATCCTGGTCAACCTCAACCCGGCCTATCGGGCGCGCGAGCTGGAGCACGCGCTGCTGCAGTCAGGGCTCTCGGTACTGGTGCTGCAGGGCGCCCATCGGGCCGGCGGCGAGATCCGCTCCCACTACGTCGACATCCTCTGCCAGCTCGCCCCGGAGCTGCGCGACGCCCCCGCTCCTAACGAAGAGCAGCGCCGACTCGACTGCGCCAGCCTGCCCCAACTCAAGCAGGTGGTGTGTCTCGACCCCGAGCTCGCCACCCCGGGCATGTGGCGCTGGGACGAGCTGCACGCCCTCGCCGAGGCGGTGCCCGCCGAGCGGCTGGCAGCGCTGCAGGGCGAGCTGCAGTTCGACGACCCGATCAACATCCAGTACACCTCCGGCACCACCGGTGCGCCCAAGGGGGTGACGCTGACCCACCACAACATTCTCAACAACGGCTACTTCGTCGGCGCCGGGATGAACCTGCAGCCGGCACAACGCGTGGTGATCCCGGTGCCGCTCTACCACTGCTTCGGCATGGTGATGGGCAACCTGGCATGTCTCACCCACCGCGCCACCATGATCTACCCCAACGCCGCCTTCGACCCGGCGGCCACCCTGCGTGCGGTGGAAGCCGAGCGCGCCGACGCCCTCTACGGCGTGCCCACCATGTTTATCGCCGAGCTCGAACACCCCGAGTTCGCCAACTTCGATCTCTCCAGCCTGCGCACCGGCATCATGGCCGGCTCCAACTGCCCGGTGGAGGTGATGAAACGGGTGATCGAGCGCATGCACATGGAAGCGGTCACCATCGCCTACGGCATGACCGAAACCAGCCCGGTGAGTCTGCAGACGCGCACCGACGCGCCGCTGGAGAAGCGCGTCTCCACCGTCGGCACCATTCATCCGCACCTGGAGGTGAAGATCATCGACCCGGCCAGCGGCCAGGTGCTCCCGCGCGGCACCAGCGGCGAACTCTGCACCCGCGGCTACAGCGTAATGCAGGGCTACTGGGACAACGACACCGCCACCCGCCAGGCGATCGACACCCACGGCTGGATGCACAGCGGCGACCTGGCGATGATGGACGACGACGGCTATGTGGCGATCACCGGGCGCATCAAGGACATGATCATCCGCGGCGGCGAGAACCTCTACCCGCGCGAGATCGAGGAGTTTCTCTACACCCACCCGGCAATCTCCGACGCCCAGGTGTTCGGCGTACCGGATGCCCGCTACGGCGAGGCGGTGGCGGTGTGGATACGCCTGGTGGAGGGCGCCGAACTCGACGCCGAAGGCGTGCGCGCCTACTGCCGCGAGCGCATCGCCCACCACAAGATTCCGCGCTACGTGAAGTTCGTCGACGACTTCCCGATGACCGTCAGCGGCAAGGTGCAGAAGTTCCGCATGCGCCAGGCGATGAGCGACGAACTGGAGCACTGA